Proteins co-encoded in one Christiangramia fulva genomic window:
- the trxA gene encoding thioredoxin has protein sequence MDYFYETNVKSEKTDIIMAVEITDANFEEKVLKSDKPVMVDFWAAWCGPCRMVGPIIEEISSEYDGKAVVGKLDVDANQEFAAKYGVRNIPTVLVFQNGEVVGRQVGVAPKQTYAEALDQLL, from the coding sequence ATTGACTATTTTTACGAAACAAATGTAAAATCAGAAAAAACAGATATAATTATGGCTGTAGAAATAACTGACGCGAATTTTGAAGAAAAAGTGCTTAAAAGCGATAAGCCTGTAATGGTTGATTTTTGGGCTGCATGGTGCGGACCCTGTAGAATGGTTGGACCGATCATCGAGGAAATCAGCTCTGAATACGATGGCAAAGCGGTTGTTGGTAAGCTTGATGTTGATGCTAACCAGGAATTTGCTGCTAAATACGGTGTAAGAAATATTCCTACCGTTCTTGTTTTCCAAAACGGAGAAGTTGTAGGACGCCAGGTAGGTGTTGCTCCAAAGCAAACTTACGCTGAGGCACTTGATCAACTGCTGTAG
- a CDS encoding DUF58 domain-containing protein: MDLSKEIHETGGFLHLDLLAKQVVEGYISGMHKSPFHGFSAEFAEHKIYNSGESTRHIDWKLYAKTDKLYTRRYEEETNLRCHLILDNSASMHYPKLKEQSLSSLNKIGFSVLASACLMQILKRQRDAVGLSIYSDEFEYYAPEKSSERHHHMLLDKMNEILSNPHKNRNTDTYTYLHQIAEKLKRRSLIFLFTDMFQADAGEEKLFEALRHLKYNRHEVILFHVMDEKRELDFDFENTPRRFTDVETGLEVDLYSDNIRENYKKEVEKYLADLKMQCAKYRIKYMPADVNKDFDSILTTYLIEKQKFG, encoded by the coding sequence ATGGATCTAAGCAAAGAAATTCACGAAACCGGAGGTTTTCTCCATCTTGACCTGCTCGCAAAACAGGTGGTGGAAGGTTATATTTCGGGCATGCATAAGAGTCCGTTTCACGGCTTTTCCGCAGAATTTGCCGAGCATAAGATCTATAATTCGGGAGAGAGCACGCGGCATATAGACTGGAAATTGTATGCAAAGACCGATAAGCTCTATACGCGACGGTATGAAGAGGAAACGAATTTACGCTGTCATTTGATCCTGGATAATTCGGCTTCGATGCATTATCCAAAACTGAAGGAGCAGAGTTTGTCTTCTTTGAATAAAATAGGGTTTTCGGTACTGGCTTCGGCTTGTTTGATGCAAATACTGAAGAGGCAGCGGGATGCCGTTGGACTAAGTATTTACAGCGATGAATTTGAATATTATGCCCCCGAAAAATCCAGTGAGCGTCATCACCATATGCTGCTGGACAAGATGAACGAGATTTTATCGAATCCGCATAAAAACCGTAATACCGATACCTATACTTATCTCCACCAGATTGCTGAAAAACTAAAGCGAAGGTCGCTGATTTTTTTGTTCACCGATATGTTCCAGGCCGATGCGGGGGAAGAAAAGCTATTTGAAGCCTTGCGACATTTAAAATACAATCGGCATGAGGTGATCTTATTCCACGTGATGGATGAAAAAAGGGAGCTGGATTTTGATTTCGAGAATACACCACGACGATTCACCGATGTGGAAACAGGATTGGAGGTAGATCTGTATTCTGATAATATACGTGAGAATTATAAAAAGGAGGTGGAAAAGTATCTTGCCGACCTTAAAATGCAATGTGCAAAATACAGGATCAAGTATATGCCTGCAGACGTTAATAAAGATTTTGACAGCATACTAACCACCTATTTAATTGAGAAACAAAAGTTTGGTTAA
- a CDS encoding Arm DNA-binding domain-containing protein yields the protein MKTIFLVHKNKANKKGITSISCRITVDKTRKEFSTGLFINPDYWSKEKQ from the coding sequence ATGAAAACAATATTTTTAGTACATAAGAATAAAGCAAATAAAAAAGGTATTACATCAATTAGCTGTAGAATTACAGTGGATAAAACTAGAAAAGAATTTTCGACTGGATTATTCATTAATCCTGATTACTGGAGTAAAGAGAAACAGTAA
- a CDS encoding efflux RND transporter permease subunit — MIKKSFRNPYLIIVFSIAVVVLAGVLIPRMAVDILPQFKKSAMQILTLYPGMPAEVVEKDITSRMERWTGQSPGIAKQESKSIMGTSIVTNFYDEDISAAEAMANTSSYAMSDMYYQPPGTLPPMVQPFDPTASKPLMLLTVSSTEKTGKELYDVAYLTLRQMLSGVEGVIAPAAYGGSLRRIYIYVDPEKIEARGISQTEVMEAIQKNTTMIPSGIAKIGETTYSIEAQGLIKDVADFNDIVVTYKNGDPVYIRDIGEAKDASAIQTNIVRVSGKEQVYLPIFKRPGANTISAVEAVKKAIPGLEERMPKDVKLNVIFDQSTYVRNAISGLTRAGISGLILVILVLIVFLGNVRSAAVVAISLPLSILVAFIGLFITGQSINSITLGGIALVLGLIVDNSIVVLENIDRHLKMGKTPGNAAIDGAIEVATPVLASTLVIIVVFFPVLFLTGIAKSLFSPLAITVGMAMLGSYIFSLTLIPVFAAYLFRNQLPDSSKQTKKKNSFFSRFHKFLDRLRVNYQRSLLKAVRYRIAVLAITALAFIGSLFLLANTGYELYPTVDVGQMEIQVRLPSGTPLENTEEVIAGMENIISEDLGDDLNQLVSNIGVFYDLPAVYTPNSGTQDAFLKVQLEQDHQISTKEYVRRLRKKLSSAYPGAELSFNTGGIITAALNEGKPSPIDVQVVGNDFEVLKQISSRLRDTINQIAATRDVRVLQRIDQPTKEIKINRIKAAQLGIEPVDGIKNMVSALNSSVTYDKAFWIDENNGNHYFVGVTYSEDDINQENILGNVTVAGKNGKQSIPFRNFSTIEQTEKPVEVNHYNLQRVFNVYANVDGQDIGSVSKEIQNRIDVIKKDIPDGYEVKFGGEIATMQESLGDLGIGLGLAVIMAFLIITPLFRSFIQPLIIILTFPLGIIGVALILFLTGVNLNIQSMMGIIMMVGIAVSYGNILVDRINNLTYKGLSIPRAVIMGAGDRFRPVIMTMSTTVLGLLPTAIGMGEGGEANQPLALAVIGGTLAATLLTFYIIPILYSFTSKSK; from the coding sequence ATGATTAAAAAATCATTCAGAAACCCTTACCTCATTATAGTATTTTCTATTGCTGTAGTGGTTTTGGCAGGGGTTTTAATTCCGCGTATGGCAGTAGATATATTGCCGCAATTTAAAAAATCTGCAATGCAGATATTAACCCTGTACCCGGGAATGCCGGCTGAGGTAGTAGAAAAGGATATCACCAGCCGTATGGAACGGTGGACGGGACAATCTCCCGGTATTGCAAAACAGGAGTCTAAGAGCATCATGGGCACAAGTATCGTTACTAATTTTTATGATGAAGATATTTCTGCCGCAGAAGCAATGGCGAATACTTCTTCGTATGCGATGTCTGATATGTATTACCAACCGCCCGGTACTTTGCCTCCCATGGTGCAACCCTTTGACCCAACGGCTTCAAAGCCATTAATGTTATTAACTGTTAGCAGTACAGAGAAAACAGGGAAAGAGCTCTATGATGTAGCTTACCTCACTCTGAGGCAAATGCTATCTGGCGTTGAAGGGGTTATTGCACCTGCTGCTTATGGAGGATCTTTAAGACGGATATATATCTATGTAGATCCTGAAAAGATCGAAGCTCGAGGAATATCACAAACCGAGGTCATGGAAGCCATTCAGAAGAACACTACCATGATTCCCTCGGGAATTGCTAAAATCGGAGAGACTACCTATAGTATTGAAGCCCAGGGATTGATTAAAGATGTAGCCGATTTCAATGATATTGTGGTTACCTATAAAAATGGCGACCCCGTTTACATTAGAGATATAGGAGAAGCAAAAGATGCCAGCGCAATACAAACCAATATTGTTCGTGTTTCGGGAAAAGAACAGGTATACCTACCTATTTTTAAACGTCCCGGCGCAAATACTATTAGCGCGGTTGAGGCTGTAAAGAAGGCAATTCCAGGTCTTGAAGAACGAATGCCAAAGGATGTAAAACTGAATGTGATTTTCGACCAGTCCACCTATGTAAGAAATGCAATTTCAGGTTTAACAAGAGCCGGTATTAGTGGTTTGATCCTCGTCATTTTAGTTTTGATAGTTTTCCTTGGCAATGTGCGTTCAGCTGCCGTGGTGGCCATTAGTTTACCGCTTTCAATTCTGGTAGCCTTCATCGGACTTTTTATAACCGGACAATCTATAAATAGTATAACCCTTGGCGGAATAGCTCTGGTCCTGGGACTTATCGTTGACAATTCAATAGTGGTATTAGAAAATATTGACCGACATTTAAAGATGGGTAAAACTCCTGGAAATGCGGCTATTGATGGCGCTATAGAAGTTGCAACCCCTGTCCTGGCATCTACGCTTGTGATCATTGTGGTATTTTTTCCGGTACTTTTTCTTACAGGAATTGCGAAGTCTTTATTTTCTCCTTTAGCTATTACAGTTGGAATGGCCATGTTGGGATCTTATATATTTTCTCTCACTCTAATTCCAGTTTTCGCCGCATATTTATTTAGAAATCAGTTGCCGGATTCTTCTAAACAGACAAAAAAGAAAAACTCGTTTTTTAGTCGTTTTCATAAATTTTTAGATCGTTTAAGAGTAAACTATCAACGCAGTTTATTAAAAGCCGTTCGATACCGAATTGCGGTTCTTGCTATTACGGCATTGGCCTTTATTGGCTCTTTGTTTCTTCTGGCCAATACAGGCTATGAATTATATCCTACGGTAGATGTCGGGCAGATGGAAATTCAGGTACGCCTGCCCTCCGGAACACCTCTGGAAAATACAGAAGAAGTAATCGCAGGGATGGAAAATATTATCTCTGAAGACCTGGGTGACGATTTGAACCAGCTGGTGTCTAATATTGGCGTGTTCTATGATTTGCCTGCGGTTTACACTCCAAATTCCGGAACCCAGGATGCTTTTTTGAAAGTCCAGCTTGAACAAGATCATCAAATATCGACTAAAGAATATGTGAGGCGATTGCGAAAAAAACTTTCCTCGGCTTATCCCGGAGCAGAACTGAGTTTTAATACCGGTGGGATCATAACTGCGGCACTTAATGAGGGAAAACCTTCTCCCATTGATGTACAGGTTGTAGGAAATGATTTTGAAGTTCTGAAACAAATTTCTTCAAGATTGAGGGATACTATCAATCAAATTGCTGCCACCCGGGACGTTAGAGTATTACAGCGTATTGATCAGCCTACCAAGGAAATCAAAATCAACAGGATAAAAGCTGCCCAATTGGGGATTGAGCCCGTAGATGGAATTAAGAATATGGTGTCAGCGCTAAATTCTTCGGTCACCTATGACAAAGCCTTCTGGATAGACGAAAACAACGGGAACCATTATTTTGTGGGTGTTACTTATTCAGAAGACGATATCAACCAGGAGAATATTCTGGGAAATGTCACCGTTGCCGGCAAAAATGGAAAGCAAAGTATTCCATTCAGAAATTTTTCTACGATAGAACAAACCGAAAAGCCGGTTGAGGTAAATCATTATAATCTACAGAGGGTATTTAATGTCTATGCCAATGTGGATGGGCAGGATATAGGCTCAGTTTCAAAAGAAATCCAGAACAGGATTGACGTCATTAAAAAGGATATCCCAGACGGGTATGAAGTGAAGTTTGGCGGTGAGATCGCTACCATGCAGGAATCTTTGGGAGATCTTGGAATAGGTCTGGGTCTTGCCGTAATAATGGCATTTCTCATTATAACCCCTCTTTTCAGGTCTTTTATTCAACCGCTTATTATCATACTCACTTTTCCGTTGGGGATCATAGGTGTTGCATTGATCCTTTTCTTAACAGGTGTAAATCTCAACATTCAATCTATGATGGGTATTATCATGATGGTAGGGATCGCGGTATCTTATGGGAATATCCTGGTAGATAGAATCAATAATCTTACTTATAAAGGACTGTCCATTCCCAGGGCTGTCATTATGGGAGCGGGTGACAGGTTTAGACCGGTAATAATGACGATGAGTACCACTGTCCTGGGACTTCTACCCACGGCAATTGGTATGGGAGAAGGAGGCGAGGCCAATCAACCTCTGGCGCTTGCAGTGATAGGAGGTACACTGGCAGCCACTTTGTTAACCTTTTATATTATTCCAATACTGTATTCATTCACGAGTAAATCAAAATAA